CCATGAACCGATCGTGCTCGACCGACAGATCCCAGAACTGGTTCTGCAGTACGATGGTCATGTCCTTCGGATGCTGCGCCCGCAGATGGCTGGGCATGGCCACACCAGGATGGGTGGTGCTGAACGCCAGGTAGAAATGGTGGTCGCCGACCAATCCATGTTCGACCGTTTCAGACAGCAGGTCGCGCACGACGCCAATCAGCGCCGAACGGATCAATGCGTCATAATCGATGGCGCCGCCATCGGAGGTTTTTTGCCCGGAAGTCATGTCCTAAAGACTAAGGCCGCGCCGTCAGGAGTCAATCGCGCGCCGATGCGGGATCATCAAATATGCGACCGGCGACGCATTGACTTCCCCGACGGACAGAGCAATATATGAACAGGTATTCAATTGTATAGGTTTCCCGTGTCCGACGACCTGATTCCCCAAGTGGCCGATACCTTCAAGCTGATGGGCGACCCGTCACGCCTCGCGATCCTGATGCTGTGCCTGGACGGGCCGGTGCCGGTGGGCGAGATCGCTTTGAAGCTGACCCTGTCGCCGTCGCTGGTGAGCCATCACCTGCGGCTGCTGCGCGCGGCGCGGCTGGTGCGCTCCGAACGCCGCGGCAAGCAGGTGTTCTACGAGGCCGAGGATCATCACATCCGCTGCATCGTCGCCGACATGATGGAACATGCGGCCGAGGAAGCCGGCCTCGACACCGGCAGGAGCGCGGCATGAGCGCCTGCTGCGGAGGCGGCCACGACAGCGGTCACGGCCACGACCACGATCTGGACGACGTCTATCGCAAGGTGCTTTGGGTCGTGTTCGGGGTCAACGCGGCGATGTTCTGTGTCGAGGCCGTGGCCGGCGCCATCGCAGGATCGGTATCGCTGCAGGCCGACGCGCTGGATTTCCTGGGCGATGCGGCCAATTACCTCATCGCCCTGTTTGTGCTGGGCAAGGCCGTCACCTGGCGCGCCGGCGCGGCCCTGTTGAAGGGCGCCGCCATGGCGGTGTTCGGAGTCTATGTGCTGGGATATTCCGCCTATATGGCGATGGCGGGCGGCGTGCCCGAGGCGCCGGTGATGGGCATCGTCGGCACCATGGCGCTGGCCGCCAATCTGGGCTCGGCTGTGCTGCTCTATCGGCACCGGACAGGCGATGCCAATCGCCAGTCCGTCTGGCTGTGCAGCCGGAACGATGCCATCGCCAACGTGGCGGTGATCGGCGCGGCCGGCCTGGTATATCTGACGCACAGCAACTGGCCGGATCTGGCCGTCGGTTTCCTGATGGCGGCTCTCAGCCTGCACAGCGCGTGGCTGGTCGTCCGGCAGGCCACCGGCGAGTTGCGCCGGAACCGGCTGCGGGCGCACCCGGCGGAGTAATGGGTGGATGCATGACCGCTCTAGAGAGCGCGGTCAGGAAGGTTCTGCGAGGGTGGGGATATGAGCAGGGCAATTCTGGTGCTGGCGGCGTTGCTGATCGGCTCGGTGGGTTGCAACGTGTATCTGTTCGTCGCGATGGCGAGCGGTGTCAGTTTCGGTGCCGGGATCGCGGCCGAAAACCATACAATTCAGAATGTCACCAGCCTGATTTCCATGGTCGGCACGATCGTCGGCGCCATTGGATTGCTGATTGGCGTCGATCAGCTGCGGCAGGCCAAGAATCAGTCGCGCGCCCAGGCGATCTACACCGCGTTGAAGGATGCGCGTGAACTGCAGGCGTCCGTGTCTGAGGGCGAGAGGTTCAATCTGTATTACGCGCTGTTCGAGCAAAAACGGCTCGACGTCTTCACCGACGAAATGTGGGCGCCCGTCAGGCTGGATATCGAGAGCGCGCTGACCCAGTCTGCAGCACAAGCATATTGGCAAGGCCACAAGGCCAACTATCCCAGGGAATTCCGGGATGAACTGGCAACCATTCCAGGAGGGAAGTGATGCCGTACTTCTCCAATAAAACCAACGACCCGGCGGTTGACGGATACGCCCGGACCGGCGGTCAATTGTTCGCACAGACGCTGGAGACGCTCTACGGCCTGGTGGCCGAGCTCGAGGTCGATGTCGTTCAGAATGTACCTGGCAGGCTGGGACGTATGGGGGAATTGCTCGGCGAGAGCATCAGGGCGTATCAGGCGGCGGCGGATGTCGCGTCGCCCGAGCCCACCGATCTGACCGATACGCCGGCCTTTGGCGAGCCGGAGCTTGTGCCGCTGGTCGATGCCGCCGAACGTCTAGGCATGTCCGTGAGGGCTTTCAGCGACCGCGACATCTATATCGCTACCGTCGAGTTCCTCATGCCCATACGTGACCTGGTCGACGAGGCGCGAGAGAGCCGCAATGTGGATTTCCTTGCCATCCGGGAAATCATCCGCGCCGCGACCCGGGCGCAGGAGGTTTCTCTCGCCGCGACCGGCGTGATGACCGGCCTGTACCGGGGCGACTACGCATGAAGATGATGTGAGTGACGGGGCTTCTGTTGCCCGGTGCCCCGCCGAACCGCGCTTAAGCATGCTTATTAGGCAGCTACTGCGAATGCCTCATTATCGTTGGCATTTCTGAGATTGGCCCGATAACGGCGGGTACCATACCGAGCAAAAAACTTGTCTTTACCACGCGCGTCGATCCTGTTTCGCCCCCATGAACCCAGCCCCGAAGGGAGGAGTGATGGTGGAGGCGCCGGGTACCGCCCCCGGGTCCGCAACGATTATTCCACAAGCCGTTTATCGCCATAGTCGGGTTGCCCCGACAGGACTTATATAGGCGCATGCATCGGGATTTTAAAGGACAACACGCATCCTGCCGGGACTGAAGAATCCGAATCGGATATACTCTCCAGCGACAGTGTGCGGGAGCGGCAGGTGAAACAATATCTTGATCTGATGCGCCATGTCCGCGACCACGGCGTGGTCAAGACCGATCGTACGGGGACCGGCACGAAGAGCGTGTTCGGGCACCAGATGCGCTTCGACCTGGCCGAGGGCTTTCCGCTCACCACCACCAAGAAGCTGCACCTCAAATCGATCGTGCACGAGCTGCTGTGGTTCCTGTCGGGCGATACCAACATCCGCTACCTGAAGGCGAACGGCGTCAGTATCTGGGACGACTGGGCCGACGAGAACGGCGACCTGGGACCGGTCTACGGCCACCAGTGGCGCAGCTGGCCCAGGCCGGACGGCCGGCACGTCGACCAGATCGCCAATGTGATCGAGCAGATCAAATTGAAGCCCGACAGCCGCCGTCACATCGTCAGCGCCTGGAACGTGGCCGATGTGGACGACATGGCGCTGCCGCCCTGCCACTGCCTGTTCCAGTTCTATGTGGCCGGCGGCAAGCTGTCGTGCCAGCTGTACCAGCGCAGCGCCGACATCTTCCTGGGCGTGCCGTTCAACATCGCCTCCTATGCGCTGCTGACCGAGATGATGGCGCAGGTGTGCCGGCTGCAGCCGGGCGAGTTCATCCACACCTTCGGCGACGCGCATCTCTACCTGAACCATCTTGAGCAGGCCGACAGGCAGCTCAGGCGCGAGCAACTGCCGCTGCCGACGCTGAAGCTGAACCCGGCGGTCACCGACCTGTTCGCCTTTACCTATGACGACATCCTCATCGAGAATTACCAGGCCCAGGGGCACATCGCCGCGCCGGTCGCCGTATGACGGTCTCGCTGGTGGTCGCCATGGCCAGGAACCGGGTCATCGGCAAGGCGGGAGGCATGCCGTGGCGGCTGCCGGGCGAGCAGAAATATTTCAAGGCCGTCACCATGGGCAAACCGATGATCATGGGCCGCAAGACCTACGAATCCATCGGCCGACCGCTGCCGGGCCGCGCCAACATCATCGTGACCCGAACCGGCGAGGTGAACGGCGAAGGCATTACCGTGACCCACGATTTCCACGAGGCGCTGACGCTGGCCCGCGCCATCGCCGCCGGCAACGAGACCGACGAGATCATGGTGATCGGCGGCGGCAACATCTACGAACAGGCGCTGCCGCTGGCCGACCGTGTCTACCTCACCGAAATCCACGCCGACTTCGACGGCGACACGTTCTTTCCGGTGCTGAACGACCACTGGCGGGAGGTATCGCGCACGCCGGGAACGCCGCCCGAAGGCGGGCCCGCCTATGATTTCGTGGTGCTGGAGCGGCGCTAGCTACGAGAACGAGATCGTCGGCCCGCGCCGTGCGCCGGCGCCGATCTTGGCGGCGATCTTGCTGGCGATCTCCAGATAGGCTTTCGCGTGCGGGCCGCTCGGGTCCTTGACCATGATGGGGGTGCCGGCGTCCGAGGTTTCGCGAATCGCCATGTGCAGCGGAATTTCTCCCAGGAAGTCGACGCCCAGCGTCTCCGCCTCGGCGCGGGCGCCGCCATGGCCGAAGATGTGGGATTCGTGGCCGCATTCCGGGCACACGAACGTGCTCATGTTCTCGATGATGCCCAGGGTCGGCACCTTCACCTTC
The sequence above is drawn from the Emcibacter sp. SYSU 3D8 genome and encodes:
- a CDS encoding dihydrofolate reductase, with translation MTVSLVVAMARNRVIGKAGGMPWRLPGEQKYFKAVTMGKPMIMGRKTYESIGRPLPGRANIIVTRTGEVNGEGITVTHDFHEALTLARAIAAGNETDEIMVIGGGNIYEQALPLADRVYLTEIHADFDGDTFFPVLNDHWREVSRTPGTPPEGGPAYDFVVLERR
- a CDS encoding ClpXP protease specificity-enhancing factor SspB, whose amino-acid sequence is MTSGQKTSDGGAIDYDALIRSALIGVVRDLLSETVEHGLVGDHHFYLAFSTTHPGVAMPSHLRAQHPKDMTIVLQNQFWDLSVEHDRFMVSLSFNGKMEKLVIPFDALVGFLDPSVQFALQFREVNPGKPAAGTVESDSADDGDPAVESGTDSGNNVIALDIFRKQ
- a CDS encoding cation transporter is translated as MSACCGGGHDSGHGHDHDLDDVYRKVLWVVFGVNAAMFCVEAVAGAIAGSVSLQADALDFLGDAANYLIALFVLGKAVTWRAGAALLKGAAMAVFGVYVLGYSAYMAMAGGVPEAPVMGIVGTMALAANLGSAVLLYRHRTGDANRQSVWLCSRNDAIANVAVIGAAGLVYLTHSNWPDLAVGFLMAALSLHSAWLVVRQATGELRRNRLRAHPAE
- a CDS encoding metalloregulator ArsR/SmtB family transcription factor, giving the protein MSDDLIPQVADTFKLMGDPSRLAILMLCLDGPVPVGEIALKLTLSPSLVSHHLRLLRAARLVRSERRGKQVFYEAEDHHIRCIVADMMEHAAEEAGLDTGRSAA
- a CDS encoding thymidylate synthase produces the protein MKQYLDLMRHVRDHGVVKTDRTGTGTKSVFGHQMRFDLAEGFPLTTTKKLHLKSIVHELLWFLSGDTNIRYLKANGVSIWDDWADENGDLGPVYGHQWRSWPRPDGRHVDQIANVIEQIKLKPDSRRHIVSAWNVADVDDMALPPCHCLFQFYVAGGKLSCQLYQRSADIFLGVPFNIASYALLTEMMAQVCRLQPGEFIHTFGDAHLYLNHLEQADRQLRREQLPLPTLKLNPAVTDLFAFTYDDILIENYQAQGHIAAPVAV